GTGAAAGTCAATCTCCACTTTTTGAAATTATGGCAATGTAGTTGCACACAATCTTTTCTGAGTGGTTGCTCCTTGGGTTTGTTCGTTTCATCAGGAACAAGCATTCTGTGATCCAGTTTTGTTTCACATCtttacctgggaggctcagcctATGCTTTTAAATAAAAGGCTTTGCtgaatatgtataataaatattaaaactttgGTAGCAGTGATTGAAAATTGACAGAGATGgctaatttattaaataagtaattGTTAAGTAAATCTCAGACCATCagtaatgtttataataaaatgcGTAGCTTTTCTGTGGAGTTGTATATAGGAATTTCACACCAAAAGAAGCATCAATTTTTTAGCTTATATGTAAATTCCATTTTAATGTTACTTTAGACTACCTGTTTTCGTGATTGAAGATCATTTAAATTATGTTCTTATACTCACAGGCCAAGGCTGTAAATCATTCAGTCCTTCTTCTAATTTCTCAACATCTGGAAACTTTGTGGCTCCATCTGCATCTGCCATAAGGATTTTTTCTCCTCGAGAACTGAATATACCCTGCATATATAAACATTTCGATTAAAAGAAAGTTGCTTAAAATTAAGGTTAAATTCAATGACATATCGGTCTGTTTTGCTTTACTTAAAATATCTAATATTGGATAGTCTAATATCTAATATTGGGTGTGAAAATGGCAGGAGGCCAAAGTTCCCTGAAAACATTCCATGGGTAAGAGCCATCTAAATGTATCTAATgctatttaatgatttaaaaaactcTGTGAGATCATACCATTAATACCTTATAAAACATGATAAGAAAATAGATTTGGACAAGTAAAAGATAACCTacatcaataaaaacaaaaaagtaaaatagctatcatattcattatatatatattgtatatgtatctGGTCTACTTCAGGGCAGCATCTGAAGAAAGTATTTACAGGTGGGTTGAAcaaatgtaatatatacaaacTTGCTGTGAAACATATCCTAAGATAATAGatcttttgtattctttattatggaatctaaagttttttttttaaagattttatttatttgagagagagagagagagagaggagaacacaagcaggggtagtagcagaggcagagagagaagcagattccctgctgatcagggagcatGGcatagagctcaatcccaggaccctaagatcatgacttgagctgaagacagatgcttaaccaaccttattccaggtgcccctggaatctAAATTAGTTTAAATTAATTACTGAATAAAGAAATATGGAGTATCATTAAAATTTAGGAAATGTGGATATATGCAAACACTAGTTTATGTTATTTGAGGGGTCTGAGACGTAGCAAAATTATGCCTCTCAATATTGAATTGATGGGTGTTTTGTGTAAAATATGGCTCTATGGGTGTTTATTTCACATGGAAATAAACTATACATCAACTCTTAACTCTTAATTCAGTCTACTTGACTGAATTTATTGTTTGTGATATCACAACAGTTtaagtaagataaataaaaatgtagacaaAATTTTGATCATTTATTCTACAGGATAAACCCACTAATtagtttctgtaatttttaaaaaatcataaccaTTAGGATATAggtgaaaaagtgaaataaaaatgttttgtttaacATCTAGacaaaaagacaacaaacaaacaaacaaacaaacaatccttTCAAAAAACCAAAGGCTTATTTCAAAGATACACATTAAGGGTGAACTGGTGGTAATAATTTAGCATTATAGAAAAATGTCTTTGGCTTTCAATCTTGTCTaagtcactttattatttttaaaggagttgttttttttttttttaaagattttatttgacagagagagagagacatcgagagaggtaacacaagcagggaagtgggagaagcaggcttcctgctgagcaggggagccccCAATGCAGGggtggatcctaggaccctggcatgatgacctgagctgaaggcagacacttaacaactagattcacccaggcacccctaaaggagGTTCTTTAATGACTGCTACTCCCCACTGTACCAacgatggcttttttttttttaaagattttatttattatttatttgacagagagagatcacaagtagacagagaggcaggcaggcggagagagagagagagaagcaggctccccgtcgagcagagagcccgatgcgggactcgatcccaggaccctgagatcatgacctgagccgaaggcagcggcttaacccactgagccacccaggcgccccaccaatgATGGCTTTTACTTCACTGCCAAACTTGTTGAAAAAAGCAGTCTATGTTGGTGCCTCCCATTCTTATCCATTCAATCCCACCCTATCTCCTCTCACTGCTCAGAGGCCTCATCATTATGTGCTTCGTTTCCCCAAGGCTTGGTTTCTGGTTGTCCTTGGTTTCTGGTTGTCCTTGCCAACTTAATGGATCCAACTATCATCTGATGCATGTGAATTACTCACTTACACTCTACCAGGCTATTCTGGATACCACTACTTGGTATCTCAAACTCCATGGCTCAAACTCAATTAAAGATACTGTCTTTTAAACCAGCTCCTCCTCTGGTGTTACATTCCTTCTATAAATGACATCCTCCTCCTCTGTCACCCAAGGCCATAGTTAAATTATTCCTTTCCCTGGTCACATGATACAATTTTACCTCATTtttacccctcccccacaacatTTGTCCTCTCCTCTTGGGCTGCTATGTCACCATCATGATCCAAATAACGATTCTTTGTACCTCACTTACACTGCTGTGCTGGCTGCTGTCACTCTGTCAAAGGTGACAGTAACTTAAAGTCCCTAATCTAAAAGTTCAGGATCTGAACCCAtctacctctctgacctcatctgtATAAAGCCAACCCACATGCACCACTAGGGGCTCCTTATTGTGACACTTTCTTTCATACCTTTGGTCATGTTCCTCCTCTGCAAGCTCCCTGCACCACCTTCTGCCTGGATAACTCCTAGTCCTCCTTAAAGATTCCATGCAGAGGTGACCTTGTATGGGAAGTCTttgctgctgctcctcccagatGGAAGATGGTGCcaacattttgtatatatttttattacagtgtTTATACTACTAAACTATGATATCCTTAAGAATAGgatggttgtctttttttttttaattttagagagagagagagagagagaacatgcacactCAAGTGGGGATAGGGTCAGAGACAGTGgtaatcttcaagcagactccccactgtgtgcagagctcccatgcagggcttgacatgggtctcaatcccagacccatgagatcacaacctgagcccaaaatcaagagtcgaacactcaaccgactgagccacctaggtgcttcTGGTTGTCCTTCACCTCAGTATCTCTACTAAAGCAGTAGACATGTAGTAGGCACTCCAATGTtggttgaataaataagtgaatggatagATTTAAAGGCCACCATGATATTGCATCCCCctactttcttcttctcctttttgcaTGTCCCATGACCCAGTCAGAGCAAACTCACTGCTCCCAGTATACATTTTAAGAGTCTGGACTTCTGTCTTTTCTTACTTTGCTGACTGGCACGCTCTTCTCTCAACTCTTCCCACACACTATCAGGGAGGTTAggttaagagcatggactctgggGTACTAACCTAATCTAAACCTTTATTCTACCTATTAATAACTATGTGACCCTGAGTAAGTTACTTTACTTACTTATGCGTCACATCCCACATCTCCATAATTGAAATAATAGGACCTAACTCATGAGACAACATGAggaggattaaatgtgataattaCGCTAAAGTGGTTAATTTACTCAAAATAACCAATCAAGTGGAATAACCAAGTGGAATCCAGTGTTCATCACTGTCGGAGACTTGGTTTTGGTGATATCTCCTTTGTCAAGTCTGCTTGACACATGCCCGAGACTGCCAGTTACCTACTCaatatctcttctttccttcttttttactaGTAGATCTCTGATTAGGTCAGGAGTGAAAATGTTAGAAACACTGCTCAGCTTTCCTTGGAAATAGGGGTGGCCTTGTGACACTGTTCTCGCCAATGAGAATTAAGTAAGTCTTTGGGTGGAGCTTCTAGGAAAGCTCCCTAAAGGGGGGCAAAGCAGCCAGCATATATCTTCTGCCTTTgcccttctccttcctgtctgGAATGTGGTTGTAATGGCTAGCCCTCCAGGAGTCACGGTGTGTGCACGAGGAAGAGGGAATGAAAAGTTAGGAGGCAGGGTTTCTGAGACACCATGTTGAACAAGGCCTGGACTGCCTATACTTAAACTTCTCTTTATGGGggagcagaaataaaataaaccctcTAAATCATTTAAGGcactctttatattttctttcacataTCTATCTTGACTTGTGGTCTTTCCTCAGAGTATCCTGACTCTGAAAGCAACTTATTCCTTTTGGAATTTCTATAGTACTTCATGTGTACCTCCCATAAGTACAGCAGACTGCAAATTTCATCAGGATAGACCCAAATCAGATTTTATAAACtgcaaaaaaaagtcatttaaaacttATCATCCAGTAACTATATCAAAGACGCACAGAGGCACAGGgcaacatttttaaactttgattAAGATAAGCATATTCTCCTGAATTACCTAGTATGTTATAGATATGGcatgatttttaagatttgatcacatatatatacaaaattatatgaaGTTCTTATTAAAACTAATTTGCCACTATCTTAGAAATGATGGTATTCAACTAGCTAGCTGTAGAATACAAATGTACTATGGTGCGCAAAAGAAGtcattaaaaacatgtttatattttagataaaaaatgTTGAAACGATGTATTACCATCCTAATAGCTCCGCCTTTCCCACGATTCTTCACCAGTGTTATCACTCGTACCTTGTCACTTCCATATTTCTGGCAATATTTAAAAGCTACCTGTCAAATTATATAAAAGTCAGAATATTAACTTGGATTCCAAGACAGTAACATAAACTGCGTTTATGAGTTTGGTTTAAATACTGCTCTTCTAGTTGCCTTCTTCTTGTGACTAGATTATACTCACTGTACATTTTAGTGGCCCAGAATTCCCGATGCCAAGAACCAATAATGACCCACTAGATTGAAGTCACAATTCACTTTCCTGCAGAGGTACTACCAGAACAGGCAGCAGCTCTCTCTTATTCTGACTCCTTTATTTACACTAATGAGctgctagagaaaataaaatccatgcaCTGATCAACTGTTACACACTTGAGATTGCCATCCCCCCGCCCTTACTGGTGAACAACTCACTTACTTGTCAGCAACTGATCTTACTCCCCAGAGAAGTTGCTCATATCCTGGACCATGTCCCCCAGATCTttttactcaattaaaaaaaaaatttttttaagattttatttatttatttgacagagagagatcacaggtaggcagagaggcaggcagagagagagggggaagcaggctccttgctgagcagagagcccaatgcggagctccatcccagggcccaatgcggggctcgatcccagggccctgaggtcatgacctgagctgaaggcagaggcttaacccaccgagccacccaggtgccccccccccgccctttataagattatttattttgagagagggagtgtgtgcgagtggggggaaggggccaagggagagaggtCACACACTCCCCACCGAGTATGTATCGCGCTGTGAGGTTTGAggtcataaccctgagattatgacctgagatgaaaccaagagctgaaagcttaacccacagagccacccaggtgttcttgCCATTACTTTCTGATTTATAATTGAAGCCATAAATAGTGATCTGTATTCGTTGTGTACATCTCTTCATCACTCAGTCATCAATCCACTATCCATACCCTTTGCTTTTCCAcatggtttttctattttatctctcTTCATCAACAGCACCAACAGCaccttctctctttattttattttttaagtaggctacatgcccattgtggagcccaacgtggggcctgaactcatgttCCAagactgagacctgagctgagatcaagagttagacacttaaccaactgagccacccagacggcaACCCCCTTCCTTTTTATAGGTAGGGTCCACACCCACCATGCGTCTTAAATTCACaattccaagatcaagggttgcatgctctactgactgagccagctaggtaccCCAATgccctctccctttgaccctcatTTCCATGGGGAGTGTGAAGTTATTCTCACTCCTGGCAGACTATCTTTTATTGTTTCTAGCAGCTCAGTAGCTATAGGTCTAAGAATGCGGGAACGTGAGGGGACAATACTCTAAGACACTTGTTATATCCCATGGGTAAATCTGGATGGAGGTATGCCAAAGGACATAGCTGATACCCAGAGCCAGACATGAAGACATCTTTCTATTTGCATGACTGCTTTAGAAATTGTGAGGCAAAGTGGAgcataaagggaagaaaaaaaaaaaactgtgcttaGGAAAAAGGAACCATGTATCGGCCGGCAAAGAAGGCTCCTAGTGGCCATGATGAATTGTGCATGTTTCCTCCCAACTTGGTGATCTTCAAAGCTTCCCTGGTCTATGGAGTGGTGGAATAGCAGGTTTGTTTTCTAGCTTTCCATAGATGaaatctctctgcctttctgagaACCCACGCTGTTAACAATAGAGAATGCTGGCTCAGTGTCCACGTTCTCTGATGAGTGGAAAGAAGACTTAACATCTGctaaattattctgttttttctaCCTACTGGCAATCCTAAAAGCAAGTTTACTAACCTTTGAAGTCTGGTCTTTGCTGCCATCATCAACTACTATCACTTCATAAGTGAATGTAGGATCTTGCTTCTgtaagaaacaaaagtaaaataccaCAATTTGGGATAAATGCCATGAAGAGTTCTGATAAAATTGCAAGGAGTTTAAATAACAATTGTTTTAGTGTGatatgtataaaaatgaatataaattaagtGTACAAAaaccacataaaataaaaaagccaagaaccaaaaaggaggaaagacacTGGACAGGAACAGAAGGCAAACAGTGACTGAACATCTGTGagcctgtccccctcctcccctgcaaCCCACCCCACACCAGATTGGTCGGAGCAGCCTGGTGCTTGTGGGGGTGAGCACTTCTGAGAGACGCTACAAACATGTATGAGAAAAAAGTCCGTGAGGTTAAAGGTTAGTGTAATTCTAACCTGGCTACACTTTTCTTAGCCTTATGAACTTCTGGCccgttttctcatttaaaaaaccccaaggggaacctgggtggctcagtcattaagcgtctgctttcagctcatgttatgatcccagggtcctgagatcgagccctgcatcaggatccatgctcagcaggaagcctgcttctccctctctcactccccctacatctctctctctgtcaaatacataaataaataaacaaacaaacaaacaaacaaaatcttagaaaaaccccaaaacccaaccCCTCCACCAAAAACAATCTTTGTGGTTCCTGTGGTTCTTGTGAATCCACATAACAGAAGAGATAGAAGCctcatatataataataaaggctccattccttccctcttctattttttctttttaaaagattttatttttaagtaatctttacacccaacatgggccttggcCTCATAATCCcaagagtttcatgctccacgtaccaagccacccaggtgcccctttctttaaATGAATCTTCTATCTTCCTTTTACatgtaaaacctaaaaccaaagtaaatcaaaacaagaaattttctaaaaaaaaaaaaagccacaaagctCATTTGTTTCCTTAAACTCTCCAAGGACAGTCCAACAGCAATTGATGATACGAAACAAGGACACAtattacttttcttctctttatgtgaggaaagaagaaaaaataaatgaggggaaCGCCTCTGACTAATAAAGAAAAACGAGCCATTTCACTTTCATTATaagtctttttcaaataaatgtctttttaaaaaatcacaaaagtaaaaacagtatCATGGGGCCACACATAGTCTGCAGACGTACTCAATTTTAAATGTATCATCAGGCAAGAAGATAAAAAGTGGGTGGGAGGGTACATAAGGAATTTCAGCTTTCTGTTTGCTCTAGGTTCATCCACCTGCTTCTGGAGGCAGGGAGTCATGTGTTGGGTTTGCTAGCTAACACCTGAGGGTAGGCAGCAAGGGAACATGGGAGGCCTGGTGACCTTGATGGCCCGGCCATGGCAGGCACTGCCTCTCATAGCAGATCTGGCCTACGATCTACAAGTTGGTGATCtagtctagttttatttttatttttattttttttattatttatttgacagagagctaaccagtaggcagagaggcaggcagagagagagggaagcaggctccctgttgagcagagagcccgatgtggggtttgatcccagaagcctgagatcatgaccggagcagaagacagaggcccaacccactgagccacccaggtgccccaatctagTCTAGTTTTAAATAGAGACATCATATTGAAAGGAAAAACACGATACCTGTCTCTCCTCTAGATAGCCCAGAGCTTCATCCATCATTATAGgcacttaaaggaaaaaaaaaaagtatgaaaaattaGTTTTGAAAACGATTTTCCATACCCCCAAACACACAGTTTACATATGGAAAAAGTCTGAATAGTCTAACAAGCTTCTCCCTGAATAGCTTTTCCCATCCGGAAGGGTTGTTTTCTGTTCACATCTGGCTTATGGCTTCTCTAGAATACTTCAGTCCTATGACTTCATGACGTAGACCCTATCCTTTACAGCTACTCTTTGTTTCCCCTCTTATGAACTACAACTAACAACAATGCACTCACTACAGCCCACATCTATTAACCTTCTGGCAAAGATAGTAAAGTCCATACtctaagtttccttttcttcccaatgAACCCTTACCCAATAAATGAAATCGGGCTTACACCGTTTTTCTTCATTGTATGAAGGCACAACAACAGAGAGCCGTTTGGTAGGTGAGTCCCATATGCTGGGCAATGTTTCCTTCTGTCCTCTGGCATTTAAGAAGAACTTCTCATCTTCATGTTGATGGAGGTGTGGCATTTTCGTAGCAGTT
Above is a genomic segment from Lutra lutra chromosome 3, mLutLut1.2, whole genome shotgun sequence containing:
- the ALG5 gene encoding dolichyl-phosphate beta-glucosyltransferase isoform X2 codes for the protein MPEDRRKHCPAYGTHLPNGSLLLCLHTMKKNVPIMMDEALGYLEERQKQDPTFTYEVIVVDDGSKDQTSKVAFKYCQKYGSDKVRVITLVKNRGKGGAIRMGIFSSRGEKILMADADGATKFPDVEKLEEGLNDLQPWPEQMAIACGSRAHLEKESIAQRSYFRTLLMYGFHFLVWFLCVKGIRDTQCGFKLFTREAASRTFSSLHIERWAFDVELLYIAQFFKIPIAEIAVNWTEIEGSKLVPFWSWLQMGKDLLFIRLRYLTGAWRLEQTNKMN